The genomic DNA ACTATAGGAAAACGCGTCGCAGAGGCTGTCGTCGAACAGGACGACATGAGTCTCCGTGGGGTATCTGACCACCGTATCAACTACGTCCTGAGGACTCTTCTCGGTGAGGGTGGATCGCTTGAGGGCGTCGACCTCTATGCCTCCGACGACGGTGCTCTCGAAGAGATGGGACGTCAAGCCTTCGAGCCCGAGGTCGAGGGTACTCTCGAAGACCTCACCGATGAGGTCGACGTAGTGGTCGACTCTACCCCGGCTGGCGTCGACGCCGAGAACAAGAGCCAGATCTATGAGCCCAACGACACGAGAGCCGTCTTCCAGGGTGGTGCCGACGCGGATATATCCCGTGTCTCGTTCAACGCCAACGTCAACTACGAAGACGCGAGAGACGAGGACTTCGTGAGAGTAGTCTCGTGTAACACAACCTCTCTGTTACGCACAGTCGGCGCAGTCGACAGACGGTTCGGCGTAGAGACAGCCACGGCGAGCCTCGTGAGACGAGGGGGTGACCCTCCTCAGGACTCCCGGG from Candidatus Afararchaeum irisae includes the following:
- a CDS encoding type II glyceraldehyde-3-phosphate dehydrogenase — encoded protein: TIGKRVAEAVVEQDDMSLRGVSDHRINYVLRTLLGEGGSLEGVDLYASDDGALEEMGRQAFEPEVEGTLEDLTDEVDVVVDSTPAGVDAENKSQIYEPNDTRAVFQGGADADISRVSFNANVNYEDARDEDFVRVVSCNTTSLLRTVGAVDRRFGVETATASLVRRGGDPPQDSRGPINSVVPADVPSHHADDFNEVLPGIDLTTLAVKVPSTLGHVHMVDIEVDDDVTEDDVLAVFDDEPRIKTESLGHGYGSTARITERMRDLGRPRYDSPEVRVWEETVRVDEGSVYWINMVHQESIVIPDNIDAIRSLLGLADRQESVSMTDDSMGIS